One part of the Candidatus Dormiibacterota bacterium genome encodes these proteins:
- the lipA gene encoding lipoyl synthase → MEPLPVVPSPRPSHLRLLPEGVDRRPPWLTVRLPAGEGYTRLKGIMRGLELNTVCEEARCPNIGECWGQGTATFMILGDVCTRACAFCAVRSGRRGGDVDADEPRRVGEAVARMRLRHAVVTSVDRDDLPDFGAGLFAETIRAIRAASPGTTVEVLTPDFNGSEASLRTVMDEAPEIFNHNVETVGRLYRRVRPRADLLQSLRLLQAGKRMEPRSRTKSGLMLGLGESLDEVRELLTTMRAHEIEIVTIGQYLRPSLKHHPLIRFVPPEEFEELREFGLRLGFEHVESGPLVRSSYHAADQAGSAPVAAAGG, encoded by the coding sequence ATGGAACCGCTCCCCGTCGTCCCCTCCCCGCGCCCGTCCCACCTCCGCCTCCTCCCCGAGGGGGTCGACCGCCGGCCGCCGTGGCTCACCGTCCGCCTCCCCGCCGGCGAGGGCTACACCAGGCTCAAGGGCATCATGCGCGGCCTCGAGCTGAACACCGTCTGCGAGGAGGCGCGCTGCCCGAACATCGGCGAGTGCTGGGGTCAGGGCACCGCCACCTTCATGATCCTCGGCGACGTCTGCACCCGGGCCTGCGCCTTCTGCGCGGTGAGGAGCGGCCGCCGCGGCGGCGACGTCGACGCCGACGAGCCCCGCCGGGTGGGAGAGGCGGTGGCGCGGATGCGCCTGCGCCACGCGGTGGTCACCTCGGTCGACCGCGACGATCTCCCCGACTTCGGCGCCGGGCTGTTCGCCGAGACCATCCGGGCGATCCGCGCCGCCTCCCCGGGGACCACCGTCGAGGTGCTCACCCCCGACTTCAACGGCAGCGAGGCCTCGCTGCGGACGGTCATGGACGAGGCGCCGGAGATCTTCAACCACAACGTCGAGACCGTCGGCCGCCTCTACCGCCGGGTGCGCCCCCGGGCCGACCTGCTCCAGAGCCTTCGCCTGCTCCAGGCGGGGAAGCGGATGGAGCCGCGCAGCCGCACCAAGTCCGGGCTGATGCTCGGCCTCGGCGAGAGCCTCGACGAGGTCCGCGAGCTGCTCACCACGATGCGGGCGCACGAGATCGAGATCGTGACCATCGGTCAGTACTTGCGGCCCTCGCTGAAGCATCACCCGCTGATCCGCTTCGTGCCCCCGGAGGAGTTCGAGGAGCTCCGCGAGTTCGGCCTCCGCCTGGGCTTCGAGCACGTGGAGTCCGGGCCGCTGGTGCGGAGCAGCTACCACGCCGCCGACCAGGCGGGCTCGGCGCCGGTCGCGGCGGCCGGGGGGTGA
- the pruA gene encoding L-glutamate gamma-semialdehyde dehydrogenase: MSVPVPPPRNEPVRTYAPGSAERRSLRATLGELAATPRPLPMVVGGREVEAGGEPFSVRAPHDHELVLGTGRRATDADVAAAVDAALAARAGWAAAPWESRAAVFLRAAELLAGPWRDRLNAATMLGQSKSVHQAEIDSACELIDFWRYNPHFGERLMADQPVSPTGTWNRVELRPLEGFVLAVTPFNFTSIAGNLPTAPALMGNVVVWKPARTAQLAASMIMALLMEAGLPPGVINMVTGDGGPVSAVALRHPALAGIHFTGSTGVFRSMWREVAAGIDGYRCYPRLVGETGGKDFVVAHASADLGALSTALVRGGFEYQGQKCSAPSRAYVPRSLWERLREPLAEATESLPMGDVADFATFLGAVIDDRAFATHEAALGAAREDPHLRLVAGGEADSSRGWFVRPTILETDDPRHELMARELFGPILTVYPYPDGAWEETLRLVDTTSPYALTGAVFATDRGAIEQAAAALRNAAGNFYVNDKPTGAVVGQQPFGGARASGTNDKAGSAANLLRWVSLRAIKETFDPPRDWRYPHLLPD, translated from the coding sequence GTGAGCGTCCCCGTCCCCCCTCCCCGCAACGAGCCCGTCCGGACCTATGCCCCCGGGTCGGCCGAGCGCCGCTCCCTCCGCGCCACCCTCGGCGAGCTCGCCGCCACCCCCCGGCCGCTGCCGATGGTGGTGGGCGGCCGTGAGGTCGAGGCCGGCGGCGAGCCGTTCAGCGTCCGCGCCCCCCACGACCACGAGCTGGTCCTGGGAACCGGCCGCCGCGCCACCGACGCGGACGTCGCCGCCGCCGTCGACGCCGCCCTCGCCGCCCGGGCGGGATGGGCCGCCGCCCCCTGGGAGAGCCGCGCCGCGGTCTTCCTCCGCGCCGCGGAGCTGCTCGCCGGCCCCTGGCGCGACCGGCTCAACGCCGCCACCATGCTCGGCCAGAGCAAGAGCGTCCACCAGGCCGAGATCGACTCCGCCTGCGAGCTCATCGACTTCTGGCGCTACAACCCCCACTTCGGCGAGCGCCTGATGGCCGACCAGCCGGTCTCCCCCACCGGCACCTGGAACCGTGTCGAGCTGCGCCCGCTGGAGGGCTTCGTGCTCGCCGTCACCCCCTTCAACTTCACCTCGATCGCCGGGAACCTGCCCACCGCGCCGGCGCTGATGGGCAATGTGGTGGTCTGGAAGCCGGCGCGCACCGCCCAGCTCGCCGCCTCGATGATCATGGCGCTGCTGATGGAGGCGGGGCTGCCGCCCGGGGTGATCAACATGGTCACCGGCGACGGCGGCCCGGTCTCGGCGGTGGCGCTGCGCCATCCCGCACTCGCCGGCATCCACTTCACCGGCTCGACCGGGGTCTTCCGCTCGATGTGGCGGGAGGTCGCCGCCGGCATCGACGGCTACCGCTGCTACCCCCGGCTGGTCGGCGAGACCGGCGGCAAGGACTTCGTCGTCGCCCACGCCTCCGCCGACCTGGGGGCGCTGAGCACCGCCCTGGTGCGCGGGGGCTTCGAGTACCAGGGCCAGAAGTGCTCGGCGCCGTCGCGCGCCTACGTCCCCCGCAGCCTCTGGGAGCGGCTCCGCGAGCCCCTCGCCGAGGCCACCGAGTCGCTGCCGATGGGCGACGTCGCCGACTTCGCCACCTTCCTCGGGGCGGTGATCGACGACCGCGCGTTCGCCACCCACGAGGCCGCGCTCGGCGCCGCCCGGGAGGACCCGCACCTTCGCCTCGTCGCCGGCGGCGAGGCCGACTCCTCCCGCGGCTGGTTCGTGCGCCCCACCATCCTGGAGACCGACGATCCCCGCCACGAGCTGATGGCGCGCGAGCTCTTCGGCCCGATCCTCACCGTGTACCCGTACCCCGACGGGGCCTGGGAGGAGACCCTGCGGCTGGTCGACACCACCTCGCCGTACGCGCTCACCGGGGCGGTCTTCGCCACCGACAGGGGTGCGATCGAGCAGGCCGCCGCGGCGCTGCGGAACGCCGCCGGCAACTTCTACGTCAACGACAAGCCCACCGGCGCCGTGGTCGGCCAGCAGCCCTTCGGCGGCGCCCGCGCCAGCGGCACCAACGACAAGGCGGGCTCGGCCGCCAACCTGCTCCGCTGGGTCTCGCTGCGGGCGATCAAGGAGACCTTCGACCCGCCCCGCGACTGGCGCTACCCCCACCTGCTGCCGGACTGA
- a CDS encoding ABC transporter ATP-binding protein — protein sequence MPAIAVEGLRKSYGGVEAVRGLSFEVAEGEVFGLLGPNGAGKTTVVEILEGYRRRDAGSASVLGVDPASGGRALRARVGIMLQECAMPRLLSVGELLDLHAGYYPRPRPVGEVLELVGLSARVRARVRTLSGGQQRRLDLALALIGDPELIFLDEPTTGFDPSARRDAWEIVRSIRTLGRTVLLTTHYMDEAQSLADRICVIAAGEIVAEGSPETIGGRETAAACIRFTLPEGLELAALPLPVRVGDGRVMVETATPTRTLHELTSWAVARGLELPGLEVVRPSLEDVYLELTRVPSE from the coding sequence GTGCCGGCGATCGCCGTCGAGGGCCTGCGGAAGTCGTACGGCGGCGTCGAGGCGGTCCGCGGGCTGAGCTTCGAGGTCGCCGAGGGCGAGGTCTTCGGCCTGCTCGGCCCCAACGGCGCGGGCAAGACCACCGTGGTGGAGATCCTCGAGGGCTACCGCCGCCGCGACGCCGGCAGCGCCTCCGTGCTCGGCGTCGACCCCGCCTCCGGCGGCCGGGCGCTGCGCGCCCGGGTGGGGATCATGCTCCAGGAGTGCGCCATGCCCCGGCTCCTCTCCGTCGGCGAGCTGCTCGATCTCCACGCCGGCTACTACCCGAGGCCGCGGCCGGTCGGCGAGGTGCTCGAGCTGGTCGGCCTGAGCGCGAGGGTGCGGGCCCGGGTCAGGACCCTCTCCGGCGGCCAGCAGCGCCGCCTCGACCTCGCCCTCGCGCTGATCGGCGACCCCGAGCTGATCTTCCTCGACGAGCCCACCACCGGCTTCGACCCCTCGGCGCGCCGCGACGCCTGGGAGATCGTGCGCAGCATCCGCACCCTCGGCCGCACCGTGCTGCTCACCACCCACTACATGGACGAGGCCCAGAGCCTCGCCGACCGGATCTGCGTCATCGCCGCCGGGGAGATCGTCGCCGAGGGCAGCCCGGAGACCATCGGCGGCCGCGAGACGGCGGCCGCCTGCATCCGCTTCACCCTGCCCGAGGGGCTCGAGCTCGCCGCCCTGCCGCTGCCGGTGCGGGTCGGCGACGGCCGCGTGATGGTGGAGACGGCGACGCCGACGCGGACCCTGCACGAGCTCACCAGCTGGGCGGTGGCGAGGGGGCTGGAGCTGCCCGGGCTCGAGGTGGTGCGCCCGTCGCTCGAGGACGTGTATTTGGAGCTCACCAGGGTGCCGTCCGAATGA
- a CDS encoding ABC transporter permease, with protein MSDVALVARQVRFEQKTFWRNPASAFFAFAFPLMFLVIFGTLNRGARIQALGDIPYNAYYVPALITFGVVGACMTNISMTLTIRRDSGVLKRLRGTPLPAWVFMAGVIGSSAVVSAILAVLLTAAGMLFYGVSAPLHPATLLLVLVVGAISFCALGLALSALIPNADAAPAITNAVVLPLLFLSGIFYPLDPSSILSHIADWFPMRHFALAVFAAFDPQGNRSGLPALHLSAMLTWGVVGVAVAVRRFRWEPRRG; from the coding sequence ATGAGCGATGTCGCGCTGGTGGCGCGGCAGGTGCGCTTCGAGCAGAAGACCTTCTGGCGCAACCCCGCCAGCGCCTTCTTCGCGTTCGCCTTCCCGCTGATGTTCCTGGTCATCTTCGGCACCCTCAACCGGGGGGCGCGGATCCAGGCCCTGGGCGACATCCCCTACAACGCCTACTACGTCCCCGCGCTGATCACCTTCGGCGTGGTCGGCGCCTGCATGACCAACATCAGCATGACGCTGACCATCCGGCGCGACTCCGGGGTGCTCAAACGGCTGCGCGGCACCCCGCTGCCCGCGTGGGTGTTCATGGCCGGGGTGATCGGGTCGTCGGCGGTGGTCAGCGCCATCCTGGCCGTCCTGCTCACCGCCGCCGGGATGCTGTTCTACGGGGTGAGCGCTCCGCTGCACCCGGCGACGCTGCTGCTCGTGCTCGTGGTCGGCGCGATCTCGTTCTGCGCCCTGGGGCTGGCCCTCTCCGCGCTCATCCCCAACGCCGACGCCGCCCCGGCGATCACCAACGCGGTGGTGCTGCCGCTGCTCTTCCTCTCCGGCATCTTCTATCCCCTCGACCCGAGCTCGATCCTGAGCCACATCGCCGACTGGTTCCCGATGCGCCACTTCGCGCTCGCGGTCTTCGCCGCCTTCGACCCGCAGGGCAACCGGTCCGGGCTGCCGGCTCTGCACCTGTCGGCGATGCTGACCTGGGGGGTGGTGGGAGTCGCGGTCGCGGTGCGCCGCTTCCGGTGGGAGCCGCGGCGGGGCTGA
- a CDS encoding dihydrolipoamide acetyltransferase family protein, translated as MAASAAPTPAETEAGGAGLHVSPAVRMLAREHAVDLGRLPGSGLGGRITKKDILEWVQQRDSRPAAAAAPAPVPTAVPEAALAAPAPAPAPAPPAPPAPAAAAASAAAAVPPAEGDTLVPLTPMRRAIAEHMTRSVQTSPHAWVMVEADMSAVAGVRQRNRAAFEQRTGAKLTFLPFVARAVIGALRAHPTLNSTWTADGIVLKRDINLGIAVALEDSLIVPVIPHADRLSIAGLAAAAQDLGERARAGRLKLEDIQGGTFTLNNAGALGTLMSQPIINQPQAAILAMDAIVKRPVVVAGDAIAVRPMMNLCISFDHRINDGLQATRFISTVRDTLQAMDDRVLD; from the coding sequence CGCGGCCCCGACCCCGGCCGAGACCGAGGCCGGCGGCGCCGGGCTCCACGTCAGCCCCGCGGTGCGCATGCTCGCGCGCGAGCACGCCGTCGACCTCGGCCGGCTGCCGGGGTCGGGACTGGGCGGGCGGATCACCAAGAAGGACATCCTCGAGTGGGTGCAGCAGCGCGACAGCCGGCCGGCCGCCGCTGCCGCCCCGGCTCCGGTGCCCACCGCCGTCCCCGAGGCGGCGCTGGCGGCACCGGCACCGGCACCGGCCCCCGCGCCCCCCGCGCCCCCCGCGCCCGCGGCCGCCGCGGCCTCCGCGGCCGCCGCCGTGCCGCCGGCCGAGGGCGACACCCTGGTGCCGCTGACGCCGATGCGCCGGGCCATCGCCGAGCACATGACCCGCAGCGTCCAGACCTCGCCCCACGCCTGGGTGATGGTCGAGGCGGACATGAGCGCGGTGGCGGGGGTGCGCCAGCGCAACCGCGCCGCCTTTGAGCAGCGCACCGGCGCGAAGCTCACCTTCCTGCCCTTCGTCGCCCGGGCGGTGATCGGCGCGCTGCGCGCCCATCCCACCCTCAACTCCACCTGGACCGCCGACGGCATCGTGCTCAAGCGCGACATCAACCTCGGCATCGCGGTGGCGCTCGAGGACAGCCTGATCGTTCCCGTCATCCCGCACGCCGACCGGCTCAGCATCGCCGGCCTCGCCGCTGCGGCCCAGGACCTCGGCGAGCGCGCCCGCGCCGGCCGGCTGAAGCTCGAGGACATCCAGGGCGGCACCTTCACCCTCAACAACGCCGGCGCCCTGGGCACGCTGATGTCCCAGCCGATCATCAACCAGCCGCAGGCGGCGATCCTCGCCATGGACGCCATCGTCAAGCGACCGGTGGTGGTGGCCGGTGACGCCATCGCGGTCCGGCCGATGATGAACCTCTGCATCTCGTTCGACCACCGCATCAACGACGGGCTGCAGGCGACCCGGTTCATCTCGACGGTGCGCGACACCCTCCAGGCCATGGACGACCGGGTGCTCGACTGA